In one Saccharibacillus brassicae genomic region, the following are encoded:
- a CDS encoding SGNH/GDSL hydrolase family protein, with translation MTATGKGESRQGQGQEKGKQEDGSQEKGKQEDGSQEERNHEEENRGEDRPEFCPEARNILFQGDSITDGNRGRDSDPNHILGHGYAFWIAAERGFALAKQQPAFVNRGISGNRVSDLEARWTEDAIDLRPDTISILIGVNDILTSIAEPGGFDPASYEADYRRLLARTRRELPAARLVLCEPFILPGGHTDYDWAAWNAAARACGAAVRRLADEFGAVFVPLQDAFDAACELAPAAYWIWDGVHPTTAGHGLLARRWLDTVQASAAAIV, from the coding sequence ATGACCGCAACAGGGAAGGGCGAGTCACGGCAGGGGCAGGGGCAGGAAAAAGGGAAGCAGGAAGACGGGAGTCAGGAAAAAGGGAAGCAGGAAGACGGGAGTCAGGAAGAAAGGAATCACGAAGAAGAGAATCGCGGGGAAGATCGTCCGGAATTTTGTCCGGAAGCCCGGAACATTCTTTTTCAGGGCGATTCGATTACGGACGGTAATCGGGGGCGGGACTCGGACCCGAACCATATTCTCGGGCACGGTTATGCGTTCTGGATTGCGGCGGAGCGCGGCTTCGCGCTGGCGAAGCAGCAGCCGGCGTTCGTCAACCGCGGCATCAGCGGCAATCGGGTGAGCGATCTCGAAGCGCGTTGGACGGAAGACGCGATCGATCTGCGGCCCGACACGATCAGCATTTTGATCGGGGTCAACGATATTTTGACGTCGATCGCGGAGCCGGGCGGCTTCGATCCGGCGAGCTACGAAGCGGACTACCGCCGGCTGCTGGCGCGGACCCGCCGGGAACTTCCGGCTGCGCGGCTCGTGCTGTGCGAGCCGTTCATCCTGCCGGGCGGGCATACGGATTACGATTGGGCCGCCTGGAACGCGGCGGCGAGAGCCTGCGGCGCCGCCGTCCGGCGGCTGGCGGACGAATTCGGCGCGGTGTTCGTGCCGCTGCAGGATGCGTTCGACGCCGCATGCGAACTTGCGCCGGCTGCGTACTGGATCTGGGACGGTGTCCATCCGACGACGGCCGGGCACGGCCTGCTGGCGCGGCGCTGGCTGGATACCGTGCAGGCCAGCGCGGCGGCGATCGTCTGA
- a CDS encoding MFS transporter, with amino-acid sequence MKSIIGPGMAMVAVCYAFARFAFALFLPDISREFELDAAAAGRMQSLSYLAYVLALTVSAFTLRVIGQRGTILVTGACAIAGLTLIAAASDARMLSIGLFAAGLSTGWVSPVLGQLVARSLEPQRQNGANARINSGSGIGIVLSGLAAMIFAASWRGAYALFALVGVLTVAWLIFRLRGVPNERPRGGSLWSEARKSGRLLPASLIAGLGCAAYWTYLISHLQAEQHLSAQAASWYWIAVGAAGIAGGSAGKIAAARGLRRAYRLGVALLSVSVALIALSVPEVSLFSALLFGAAYVLLTSLFILWGTGIPDASPSAQISLSFLALGVGQFAGSGLAGIWIEAVGYDAVFLLFAIVLLIGLLFYPNAEKPALPKEPAA; translated from the coding sequence ATGAAATCGATAATCGGTCCCGGCATGGCGATGGTCGCGGTGTGCTATGCGTTTGCCCGCTTTGCTTTTGCCTTGTTCCTCCCCGACATTTCGCGCGAATTCGAACTGGATGCCGCCGCCGCAGGCCGCATGCAATCGCTCAGTTATCTCGCTTACGTGCTGGCTTTGACCGTGTCCGCATTCACGCTGCGGGTGATCGGGCAGCGAGGTACGATCCTCGTCACCGGAGCGTGCGCGATCGCCGGACTGACCCTGATCGCCGCGGCTTCCGACGCGCGCATGCTGTCGATCGGCCTGTTCGCGGCCGGACTCAGCACCGGCTGGGTGTCGCCGGTGCTCGGGCAGCTCGTTGCCCGTTCGCTCGAGCCGCAGCGGCAAAACGGAGCCAACGCCCGCATCAACAGCGGCAGCGGGATCGGCATCGTCCTGTCGGGACTTGCGGCCATGATCTTCGCCGCTTCCTGGCGCGGCGCTTACGCACTGTTCGCGCTGGTCGGAGTCCTGACTGTCGCCTGGCTGATCTTCCGGCTGCGCGGCGTTCCGAACGAGCGTCCGCGCGGCGGCAGCCTCTGGAGCGAAGCGCGCAAATCGGGCCGTCTGCTTCCCGCTTCGCTGATCGCCGGGCTCGGCTGCGCCGCGTACTGGACGTATCTGATCAGCCATTTGCAGGCGGAGCAGCATCTGTCCGCGCAGGCGGCATCCTGGTATTGGATCGCGGTGGGAGCGGCGGGTATCGCGGGCGGTTCAGCCGGTAAAATCGCTGCCGCCCGGGGCCTTCGGCGCGCTTACCGCCTCGGCGTCGCGCTTCTCTCGGTCTCCGTCGCACTGATTGCCTTGTCCGTGCCCGAGGTCAGCCTGTTCTCGGCCCTTCTGTTCGGGGCCGCCTACGTCCTGCTGACCTCGCTGTTCATCCTATGGGGCACCGGCATTCCCGATGCTTCGCCTTCGGCGCAGATCAGCCTTTCGTTTCTCGCCCTGGGCGTCGGCCAATTCGCCGGCTCCGGGCTGGCCGGCATTTGGATCGAAGCCGTCGGATACGACGCGGTGTTCCTGCTGTTCGCAATCGTGCTCCTGATCGGCCTGCTGTTCTATCCGAACGCCGAAAAGCCGGCTCTCCCCAAAGAGCCGGCGGCTTGA